The following proteins are encoded in a genomic region of Paenibacillus sp. FSL R7-0273:
- a CDS encoding sortase: MKQRPGIVIAAVRLIFVLSLCVLLYSVLQIVKAPAEASQALEDWDKKREEAQAPAIQAEDETPLPPGMVTLPVQTKSTPAKYADGELIGEIYFPALDRRVAILEGTERAQLKKGAGHYAGSAAIGADGNSVLAGHRDTVFRGIGRLKEHDLIEVETVKGTFVYEVTGSIIVDGEERGAIKPSSTPVLTLITCYPFGYAGPAPERYLLSASLIGSGSPGGQD; this comes from the coding sequence ATGAAGCAGCGCCCGGGGATTGTCATTGCCGCCGTCCGCCTGATCTTCGTGCTCTCTTTGTGTGTGCTGCTGTATTCGGTACTGCAGATCGTCAAAGCTCCTGCGGAAGCAAGCCAAGCGCTCGAGGATTGGGATAAAAAGAGGGAGGAAGCCCAAGCTCCTGCTATTCAAGCGGAGGATGAGACCCCCTTGCCTCCGGGGATGGTGACATTGCCGGTGCAAACAAAGAGTACCCCGGCAAAATATGCTGATGGTGAGCTTATCGGGGAGATTTATTTTCCTGCACTGGACCGGCGGGTTGCTATTCTTGAGGGCACAGAGCGGGCGCAGCTAAAAAAAGGCGCCGGGCATTATGCAGGAAGCGCAGCGATCGGTGCAGACGGCAACAGCGTACTTGCCGGGCACCGGGATACCGTGTTCCGCGGAATCGGCAGGCTCAAGGAGCATGACTTAATTGAGGTAGAGACGGTGAAGGGAACCTTCGTTTACGAGGTAACCGGCAGCATTATCGTAGACGGGGAGGAACGGGGAGCGATCAAGCCGAGCAGTACACCTGTGCTTACACTGATCACCTGTTATCCGTTCGGCTATGCCGGTCCGGCACCGGAACGCTATCTGCTGTCGGCCTCTCTAATCGGAAGCGGCTCACCGGGCGGGCAGGATTGA
- the pepT gene encoding peptidase T gives MKDELIKRFVSYAQMDTQSNEDSDTCPSTPGQMELARKLVDELQELGLTEVTVDEHAYVMATLPANTDKEVPVIGFLAHLDTATDFTGANVKPQIVENYDGGDIVLNKELNIVLGTDSFPELPEYKGHTLITTDGTTLLGADNKAGIAEIMTAMAYLIAHPEIKHGKIRVAFTPDEEIGRGPHKFNVAAFGASYAYTVDGGPLGELEYESFNAAAAKITFKGVNVHPGTAKGKMVHSSKIAMAFHLRLPAGEAPEFTDGYEGFYHLISMQGTAEQSKLAYIIRDFDRASFENRKANISAIVDEFKSTYGDENVLLEMNDQYYNMREKIEPVRHIVDIAHEAMENLGITPVIRPIRGGTDGSQLSYMGLPTPNIFTGGENFHGKFEYASVDVMLKAVNVIVEISRLFEEKA, from the coding sequence GTGAAAGATGAACTGATTAAACGGTTTGTGTCGTATGCGCAGATGGATACCCAATCCAATGAGGATAGCGATACCTGCCCTTCCACCCCGGGGCAAATGGAGCTGGCCCGCAAGCTGGTGGACGAGCTGCAGGAGCTGGGATTAACGGAAGTTACCGTGGACGAGCATGCCTATGTAATGGCTACCCTGCCTGCGAACACTGACAAGGAAGTGCCGGTAATCGGATTCCTGGCCCATCTGGATACGGCTACGGATTTTACCGGAGCTAACGTGAAGCCCCAAATCGTCGAAAATTATGACGGCGGCGATATTGTGCTGAATAAGGAGCTGAATATCGTTCTGGGGACGGACAGCTTCCCGGAGCTGCCTGAATACAAGGGGCATACGTTGATTACAACTGACGGCACCACGCTGCTGGGCGCAGACAACAAGGCCGGTATAGCCGAAATCATGACCGCCATGGCCTACCTGATTGCCCACCCCGAAATCAAGCACGGCAAAATCCGCGTAGCCTTCACTCCCGATGAGGAGATTGGACGCGGACCGCACAAGTTTAATGTTGCCGCTTTTGGCGCCTCCTACGCTTATACTGTAGACGGCGGACCGCTCGGCGAGCTGGAATATGAAAGCTTCAACGCCGCCGCCGCCAAAATCACCTTCAAAGGCGTCAACGTCCATCCCGGAACCGCAAAGGGAAAAATGGTCCACTCCTCCAAAATCGCGATGGCCTTCCATCTCAGACTGCCAGCCGGCGAAGCACCCGAATTCACAGACGGCTATGAGGGCTTCTATCACCTGATCTCCATGCAGGGAACGGCGGAGCAGAGCAAGCTGGCCTACATCATCCGTGACTTTGACCGTGCAAGCTTTGAGAACCGTAAAGCGAATATTTCCGCCATTGTCGACGAGTTCAAATCCACCTACGGCGATGAAAATGTGCTGCTGGAAATGAACGACCAGTACTACAATATGCGCGAAAAAATCGAGCCTGTCCGCCATATCGTCGATATCGCCCACGAAGCGATGGAGAACCTCGGCATCACACCGGTAATCCGCCCGATCCGCGGCGGTACCGACGGCTCGCAGCTGTCCTATATGGGACTGCCTACGCCGAATATTTTTACAGGCGGGGAGAACTTCCACGGCAAATTCGAGTATGCTTCAGTCGATGTCATGCTCAAGGCTGTAAATGTAATCGTAGAAATCTCCAGGCTGTTTGAGGAAAAAGCCTAA
- a CDS encoding NADH-dependent flavin oxidoreductase — protein sequence MPQTDYRPLLDSYAFSNGITLRNRVVMAPMTNFSSNEDGTVSGPELEYYIRRSKGAGMVVTACVYVSRGGKGFPGEFGADRDELIPSLRQLAAAIKGEGAKAVLQIFHGGRQCPPELLPDGQTVSASDVPSELPGGGHGPVPRTLTDEEIQVIIADFGAATRRAIEAGFDGVEIHGANGYLLQQFFSPHTNRREDRWGGSLEKRLSFPLAVLREVKRVVDEYASTPFIVGYRFSPEEPETPGITMAETFALIDALKEEGLDYLHASLMELWSLPRRGTEDERPRIEQIVDRVGGAVPVIGVGSLYKPEDALKSLDTGIELVALGRPLLIDPDYVQKLAEGRAADIATELDTTAQAELVIPDPLWGAISRPTGWLPLKG from the coding sequence ATGCCGCAAACTGATTATCGTCCGTTATTGGACTCGTATGCATTTAGTAATGGAATTACCCTGCGTAACCGCGTGGTTATGGCACCTATGACGAATTTCTCTTCCAATGAGGATGGCACGGTCTCCGGACCTGAGCTTGAATATTATATCCGCCGCTCCAAAGGCGCCGGTATGGTTGTTACAGCATGTGTCTATGTAAGCCGGGGCGGCAAGGGCTTCCCCGGGGAGTTCGGCGCTGACCGCGACGAGCTGATCCCGAGCCTGCGCCAGCTGGCTGCGGCGATTAAGGGCGAGGGCGCCAAGGCCGTGCTGCAGATTTTTCACGGGGGACGCCAGTGTCCGCCGGAGCTGCTGCCTGACGGCCAGACCGTCAGCGCCAGCGATGTTCCGTCAGAGCTGCCGGGCGGCGGGCACGGACCTGTGCCGCGCACGCTGACTGATGAGGAGATTCAAGTGATTATCGCCGATTTCGGTGCAGCGACCCGCCGGGCCATTGAGGCCGGCTTCGACGGCGTTGAAATTCATGGCGCTAACGGCTATCTGCTGCAGCAGTTCTTCTCGCCGCATACTAACCGCCGCGAGGACCGCTGGGGCGGAAGCCTGGAGAAGCGCCTGAGCTTCCCGCTCGCCGTTCTGCGTGAAGTGAAGCGTGTGGTGGACGAATATGCATCCACCCCGTTCATTGTCGGCTACCGTTTCTCTCCGGAAGAGCCGGAAACACCGGGAATTACAATGGCTGAGACCTTCGCGCTGATTGATGCGCTTAAAGAAGAGGGACTCGACTACCTGCATGCCTCGCTGATGGAGCTGTGGTCGCTGCCGCGCCGTGGTACAGAAGATGAGCGGCCGAGAATCGAGCAGATTGTCGACCGCGTGGGCGGTGCCGTGCCGGTCATCGGTGTCGGCTCGCTGTACAAGCCGGAGGATGCACTGAAGAGCCTGGACACCGGCATTGAACTGGTGGCACTCGGCCGCCCGCTGCTGATTGACCCGGACTATGTGCAGAAGCTGGCCGAAGGCCGCGCCGCCGACATTGCGACCGAGCTGGATACGACAGCCCAGGCCGAGCTGGTTATCCCTGACCCGCTGTGGGGGGCCATCTCCCGTCCGACGGGCTGGCTGCCGCTTAAGGGATAG
- a CDS encoding winged helix-turn-helix transcriptional regulator, with protein sequence MATEIKDRINLQEINCEKELTLAVIGGKWKLIILWHLGLEGTKRFSELKKLIPHITQKMLTNQLRELEEDQLVLRKVYAEVPPRVEYSLTDYGQSLLPVLRMMYDWGKDYGNNVVWKNNSQAGE encoded by the coding sequence TTGGCAACGGAAATTAAAGACCGTATTAATCTGCAGGAAATTAACTGCGAGAAGGAGCTTACGCTTGCCGTTATCGGGGGCAAATGGAAGCTGATTATCCTGTGGCATCTGGGCCTTGAGGGCACCAAGCGCTTCAGTGAGCTGAAGAAGCTCATCCCCCATATTACGCAAAAAATGCTGACCAACCAGCTCCGTGAGCTGGAGGAGGATCAGCTTGTGCTGAGAAAGGTGTATGCCGAGGTCCCGCCGAGAGTAGAATACTCTTTGACGGATTACGGGCAAAGCCTGCTGCCGGTGCTTCGGATGATGTACGACTGGGGTAAGGATTACGGGAACAATGTGGTCTGGAAGAATAACAGCCAGGCTGGAGAATAG
- a CDS encoding ABC transporter substrate-binding protein: MKRNQWMLAGASLLLAGSLAGCASSNNTNAEAEEGNAAAGQTKLVYWSIDRHDSDFIEQKISEYEGLNPDVDIEFKVMADNYAQSVDIAFSSKQAPDILRVDTGNVPTWVKKGYLESFDDYITPEMKSRFESILINEKNTVDGKIYTLPNIGQFWRLIYNVDLFEQAGITEPPTTLAEMVEDAKKITEVGKASGAYGLAGNFKSGSGFERIAHPITTLSKAEGQEGFNFQTGQFDFGMYKETLEALRQIVEDGSMMPGSESLDIDPLRAQFAQGKIGMYFNHSVEPSVYKTQFPTEIRWAAALPPTIDGQQNGASQVISGSYLAMSKDSANKEAAWKFIEWMYSDDVQTAYQEGGYGVSVIPSVAAAAKAPDIPGIEYFLPTKFDGIYPATPFGATEGRLEGTKKMDVFNRYIFTGGDLDKEIQDLNTRYNAALEKAVAAGDTTVEAQPDFNAANLQGSLVIE, translated from the coding sequence ATGAAAAGAAATCAATGGATGCTGGCTGGTGCTTCACTGCTGCTGGCGGGTTCACTGGCCGGTTGTGCATCTTCCAATAATACAAACGCCGAGGCGGAAGAGGGTAATGCCGCTGCCGGGCAAACCAAGCTGGTCTACTGGTCGATCGACCGTCATGATTCCGATTTTATTGAGCAGAAAATCAGTGAATACGAGGGGCTTAACCCCGATGTAGATATCGAGTTCAAGGTGATGGCTGATAACTATGCACAGTCCGTGGATATTGCCTTCTCCAGTAAACAGGCGCCGGACATCCTGCGCGTGGATACAGGCAACGTGCCGACTTGGGTGAAGAAGGGCTATCTGGAATCCTTCGACGATTACATTACGCCGGAGATGAAGAGCCGGTTCGAGAGCATTCTGATTAATGAAAAGAACACCGTTGACGGTAAAATCTACACTCTGCCGAATATCGGCCAGTTCTGGCGCCTGATCTACAACGTTGATCTGTTCGAGCAGGCCGGCATTACCGAGCCTCCGACTACACTGGCTGAGATGGTTGAAGATGCCAAGAAGATTACCGAGGTTGGTAAAGCGAGCGGCGCATATGGACTTGCCGGTAACTTCAAGAGCGGCAGCGGCTTTGAGCGTATCGCTCATCCGATTACGACTCTAAGCAAGGCAGAAGGGCAGGAGGGCTTCAACTTCCAGACCGGACAATTCGACTTCGGCATGTACAAGGAAACCCTTGAGGCACTGCGCCAGATCGTTGAGGACGGCAGCATGATGCCGGGCTCGGAATCGCTTGATATTGACCCGCTGCGCGCACAATTCGCCCAGGGTAAAATCGGTATGTACTTTAACCACTCTGTAGAACCAAGCGTATACAAAACCCAATTCCCGACCGAAATCCGCTGGGCTGCAGCACTGCCGCCGACTATTGACGGCCAGCAGAACGGCGCAAGCCAGGTTATTTCCGGCAGCTACCTGGCAATGAGCAAGGATTCGGCCAACAAGGAAGCAGCCTGGAAGTTCATTGAATGGATGTACAGTGATGATGTGCAGACTGCTTACCAGGAAGGCGGATACGGCGTATCTGTTATCCCTTCTGTCGCTGCTGCTGCCAAAGCTCCGGATATCCCGGGCATCGAGTACTTCCTGCCAACCAAGTTTGACGGAATCTATCCGGCCACTCCATTCGGTGCTACTGAAGGACGTCTGGAAGGAACCAAGAAGATGGACGTGTTCAACAGATACATCTTTACCGGCGGAGACCTGGATAAGGAAATTCAGGATCTGAACACCCGCTACAACGCGGCGCTGGAAAAAGCAGTCGCTGCAGGAGACACTACAGTTGAAGCACAGCCGGACTTTAATGCAGCTAATCTGCAGGGAAGCCTGGTTATCGAGTAA
- a CDS encoding response regulator, with product MEFILKHAEPVKLCIVDDIPAVVRGLSQRIPWEEHGITVAATAANGEEGLVEIRKHRPDIVLTDIRMPFTDGLAMMRTILAEQPEIKLIFLTGYSDFSYAQEAVKLGAFDLIVKPFTRPQVLESVLKAKEVLERERSQAEQMRGMEQKLRESMPYLRQEYMRLLIRYGSRQQHLSQQWDFYAIQMKRSGFCVMVAEIDFFADRTASMPVSEVELIRFAVQNILQETIAAYTEGIVFREHVNQFVIVMNPPTALDAEQLAEKCRENVCRHTYQTVSIGLGGGVEEAGQLSVSYAQAMSALTNTFLTGGNSVYRYVESPEADAALPRYSYDKEKELLYCLRSANLAKAEEQLDGIWSEWVSSPVLPDPAIVKTMCLELAHSIHRVFSDKASDAEVKTLEKKLAEMNGAASFEELRRQIRDFCSQGCAYVQIRQTSDARVLVERAIAHINGNLHRNLSVADCAREVHLSPSYFSNLFKKEMGMTLAQYIISRRMEKAKELVLEGMQVQDIAVSLGYEDRPYFTELFKKYTGMTPTDFRSKYSSAVQRGNSDFVSPE from the coding sequence GTGGAGTTTATCCTGAAGCACGCTGAACCTGTTAAGTTATGCATAGTTGATGATATTCCGGCTGTTGTCCGGGGCCTGTCGCAGCGGATTCCGTGGGAGGAGCACGGTATTACAGTGGCCGCCACAGCGGCCAACGGTGAGGAGGGCCTGGTGGAGATCCGCAAGCACCGGCCTGATATTGTCCTGACCGATATCCGTATGCCCTTCACCGACGGGCTGGCGATGATGCGGACGATTCTGGCTGAGCAGCCGGAGATTAAGCTGATTTTCCTGACGGGCTATTCCGATTTCTCATATGCCCAGGAGGCGGTAAAGCTCGGGGCGTTCGACCTGATCGTCAAGCCGTTTACCCGGCCGCAGGTGCTCGAATCCGTCCTGAAGGCCAAGGAGGTGCTGGAGCGGGAACGCTCGCAGGCCGAGCAAATGCGGGGGATGGAGCAGAAGCTGCGGGAGAGCATGCCTTATCTGCGCCAGGAATACATGCGGCTCCTGATCCGTTACGGCAGCCGGCAGCAGCATCTGAGCCAGCAGTGGGATTTCTATGCGATTCAGATGAAGCGCAGCGGCTTTTGCGTGATGGTAGCGGAGATTGACTTTTTTGCCGACCGGACGGCTTCAATGCCTGTATCCGAGGTGGAGCTGATCCGCTTTGCGGTGCAGAACATTCTGCAGGAGACGATTGCCGCCTACACGGAGGGCATTGTGTTCCGCGAGCATGTGAATCAGTTCGTAATTGTCATGAATCCGCCGACTGCGCTTGATGCGGAGCAGCTTGCTGAGAAATGCCGCGAGAATGTCTGCAGGCATACCTACCAGACGGTGTCGATTGGACTGGGCGGCGGCGTTGAGGAGGCCGGACAGCTGTCGGTATCCTATGCCCAGGCCATGTCTGCGCTGACGAATACCTTTTTGACCGGGGGCAACAGCGTCTACCGCTATGTGGAATCGCCGGAGGCAGATGCCGCCCTTCCCAGATACTCCTATGATAAAGAGAAGGAGCTGCTCTACTGTCTGCGCTCGGCTAATCTGGCCAAGGCGGAGGAGCAGCTGGACGGGATCTGGAGCGAATGGGTCAGCTCTCCTGTCCTCCCTGATCCGGCTATCGTCAAAACCATGTGCCTGGAGCTGGCCCATTCTATTCACCGTGTCTTTTCCGACAAGGCCTCGGACGCTGAGGTTAAGACGCTGGAGAAGAAGCTGGCCGAGATGAACGGAGCGGCTTCCTTTGAGGAGCTGCGCAGGCAGATCCGCGATTTTTGCAGCCAGGGCTGTGCCTATGTGCAGATCCGCCAGACGAGCGATGCCCGTGTGCTGGTGGAGCGGGCGATCGCCCACATCAACGGCAATCTGCACCGCAACCTGTCAGTTGCTGATTGTGCACGCGAGGTGCATCTCAGCCCAAGCTATTTTTCCAACCTGTTCAAGAAGGAAATGGGCATGACGCTGGCCCAGTATATTATCAGCCGCAGAATGGAGAAGGCCAAGGAGCTGGTGCTTGAAGGCATGCAGGTGCAGGATATCGCTGTTTCGCTCGGTTATGAGGACCGGCCTTATTTTACTGAGCTGTTTAAAAAATATACCGGGATGACCCCCACCGACTTCCGTTCGAAGTACAGTTCAGCCGTACAGCGAGGAAACAGTGATTTCGTCTCCCCTGAATAG
- a CDS encoding cache domain-containing sensor histidine kinase, protein MLKAWLYRTSLKKRIWLSFTLLTVFCISITGLGAYSIASRAMERNSTDLNRNVLNQSVNVLDQKLKQIIVASSTIMLSDAYKQTIRDIQANNTDRYFANFSVLQNPFTQAELTENSIESILISTPGGDFYSAGNLRRTATPFMESLLYQRIRENPESNWVESHPDELFAGKHQVISLLLQPLTENYVPDVFLAVNVKEDILEDTVSGGASLGNAKFMLLNRTGDSVFGDSERPEWSRSADFMDRLLEADSGNFEYPAAGGTMLVSYAESGYADDWLLVSYLSKKELLAPVRSIQWLVVMIMAGCIVIALLLSRTLSALLLGPLLKLQKTMSRVEQEDLGARFESPFQDEIGDAGRKFNQMLDRIGELIVEVKDTEKEKRKAEIKTLQAQIEPHFLYNTLNTIFWKCEMDEYEDVKQMVISLSALFRLGLNNGQEITTLGRELEHVRQYLNLQQQCYEGLFDYTITAAPELLDLPVLKIIIQPLVENSILHGLKELRGGGLITVAVTREDGQLVIRVTDNGAGMDADKLNARLKEPVSSGGYALTNICSRLQIYYGKEGGLLFRSSPNTETEAVLSFPLEGGVYPEAR, encoded by the coding sequence ATGCTGAAGGCCTGGCTGTACCGGACCTCACTCAAAAAAAGAATATGGCTGTCATTCACCCTGCTGACCGTCTTTTGCATCTCAATAACCGGACTGGGGGCCTACTCGATTGCTTCGAGGGCGATGGAGCGCAACTCCACCGACCTGAACCGCAATGTGCTCAACCAGTCGGTCAATGTGCTTGACCAGAAGCTGAAGCAGATTATTGTGGCCTCCTCGACCATTATGCTGAGCGATGCCTACAAGCAGACCATAAGAGATATACAAGCGAATAATACAGACCGGTACTTTGCGAATTTCTCCGTGCTGCAGAACCCCTTTACCCAGGCGGAGCTGACGGAGAATTCCATTGAATCGATCCTGATCAGTACGCCCGGCGGAGATTTCTATTCCGCCGGTAATCTGCGTAGAACAGCGACTCCATTTATGGAGTCTTTGCTGTATCAGCGGATAAGGGAGAACCCGGAGTCGAACTGGGTGGAGAGCCATCCCGACGAGCTGTTTGCCGGCAAGCATCAGGTGATCTCTCTGCTGCTGCAGCCGCTGACGGAGAATTATGTGCCCGATGTATTCCTTGCGGTCAATGTGAAGGAGGATATTCTCGAGGATACCGTCAGCGGAGGCGCCAGCCTCGGCAATGCCAAATTCATGCTGTTGAACAGAACGGGAGACAGTGTCTTCGGGGATAGCGAACGGCCGGAATGGTCGCGCTCGGCTGATTTTATGGACCGCCTGCTGGAAGCAGACAGCGGCAACTTCGAGTACCCGGCGGCAGGCGGCACCATGCTGGTCAGCTATGCCGAGTCGGGTTATGCCGATGACTGGCTGCTGGTCAGCTACCTGTCCAAGAAGGAGCTGCTGGCGCCTGTCCGCAGCATCCAGTGGCTGGTAGTAATGATTATGGCCGGCTGCATCGTGATAGCCCTGTTGCTGTCCAGAACCCTGTCCGCCCTTTTGCTCGGGCCCCTGTTGAAGCTTCAGAAGACCATGTCGCGGGTAGAGCAGGAGGATTTGGGTGCCCGCTTCGAAAGCCCGTTCCAGGATGAGATCGGCGACGCCGGGCGCAAGTTTAACCAGATGCTGGACCGGATCGGCGAGCTGATCGTTGAGGTCAAGGATACGGAGAAGGAAAAGCGCAAGGCGGAGATCAAGACGCTGCAGGCGCAGATAGAGCCTCACTTTTTATATAACACACTCAATACAATCTTCTGGAAATGTGAAATGGATGAATATGAGGATGTGAAACAGATGGTGATTTCGCTGTCCGCCCTGTTCCGGCTGGGCCTGAACAACGGGCAGGAGATCACCACGCTGGGCCGGGAGCTGGAGCATGTGCGCCAGTACCTGAACCTCCAGCAGCAATGCTACGAGGGGCTGTTTGATTATACAATAACCGCCGCTCCGGAGCTGCTCGACCTGCCTGTGCTCAAGATCATTATCCAGCCGCTGGTGGAAAACTCCATTCTGCACGGCCTGAAGGAGCTGCGGGGCGGAGGGCTGATAACAGTCGCTGTGACCAGAGAGGATGGACAGCTTGTAATCCGGGTCACCGACAACGGGGCAGGCATGGACGCGGACAAGCTGAACGCAAGACTGAAGGAGCCTGTGAGCAGCGGGGGTTATGCGCTGACCAATATCTGCAGCCGTCTGCAGATCTATTACGGCAAGGAGGGCGGACTCTTGTTCCGCAGCAGCCCGAATACCGAGACCGAAGCGGTTCTCTCATTCCCATTGGAAGGTGGAGTTTATCCTGAAGCACGCTGA
- a CDS encoding carbohydrate ABC transporter permease, whose amino-acid sequence MSRVLLWIFLLLVAGFALFPIILAFFGSLKSNLELTTGTTLLPKEWKFENFTQAWTSANFARFTWNSMFISTFTTIGTLLIGTMAAYAVARVDFYGKRVYVVIQSCTLFISIGAVVLRPQFDLMVALNLQKSLWGVIIILISAHATAFFMLIGFVRAIPKELDEAAFIDGCNFYSVYFRVILPLLTPALGVTALWTFRGAWNEYILPLVFTMTQPALQTLTVGLAGLKYGVGDAAQPQLMLAGACLSMLPMIIVYIFANKSFMQMTAGSVKG is encoded by the coding sequence TTGTCGCGGGTACTGCTGTGGATTTTCCTGCTGCTGGTTGCGGGCTTCGCCCTTTTTCCGATCATCCTTGCCTTCTTCGGGTCGCTGAAATCCAATCTGGAGCTGACCACAGGCACGACGCTGCTGCCGAAGGAGTGGAAATTTGAAAACTTCACCCAGGCCTGGACCTCGGCTAATTTTGCAAGGTTCACCTGGAACAGCATGTTCATCAGTACCTTTACTACAATAGGCACTTTGCTAATCGGAACAATGGCAGCCTATGCGGTAGCGAGAGTGGATTTCTACGGAAAACGGGTGTATGTGGTTATTCAGTCCTGCACCCTGTTCATTTCGATCGGTGCTGTTGTGCTCCGCCCGCAGTTCGATCTCATGGTTGCGCTTAATCTGCAAAAATCGCTCTGGGGCGTCATCATCATCCTGATCAGCGCCCATGCGACGGCCTTCTTCATGCTGATCGGCTTTGTACGGGCCATCCCGAAGGAGCTTGACGAAGCTGCGTTTATTGACGGCTGTAACTTCTATAGCGTATACTTTCGGGTTATCCTGCCGCTTCTGACGCCGGCCCTGGGTGTAACCGCACTCTGGACCTTCCGCGGCGCATGGAACGAATACATCCTGCCGCTGGTCTTCACGATGACCCAGCCTGCGCTCCAGACACTGACTGTAGGTCTGGCCGGACTGAAATACGGCGTCGGGGATGCGGCCCAGCCGCAGCTAATGCTTGCCGGTGCATGCTTGTCCATGCTTCCGATGATTATCGTTTATATTTTTGCCAACAAATCATTTATGCAGATGACGGCTGGCTCTGTTAAGGGCTAA
- a CDS encoding carbohydrate ABC transporter permease, with the protein MNGTKRQINAWTFVAPSLILTLIFGVYPVFWALKYMFYDYQGFGTPLFIGLDNFERLFRDKDFWHSVVNTFIYAGGKLIITIPLSFILAVILNRALKGRQLLRAIYFMPTVISASVMAIVFYVIFNSYNGMVNQLLLGAGIISSPIDWLGAKYALLTAIIIAIWGAIGNYMLLFIAGLQNIPEDLYEAASIDGAGPLRKMWSITVPMLGPVLQMIIMLAITVSLKGYESIMVLTEGGPYGKTEVMYLYLYKLFFPVSSGGSSIQQFGYGSAVGFTTAVIVGLITLIYFYVSKKLNDIY; encoded by the coding sequence ATGAATGGAACGAAACGTCAAATAAACGCCTGGACCTTTGTTGCGCCCAGCCTGATACTGACACTGATTTTTGGGGTATATCCCGTTTTCTGGGCTTTAAAGTACATGTTCTATGATTATCAGGGCTTCGGCACGCCGCTCTTCATCGGTCTGGACAATTTTGAACGTCTGTTCCGCGATAAGGATTTCTGGCATTCGGTAGTCAATACCTTTATCTACGCAGGCGGCAAGCTGATCATTACGATCCCGCTTTCGTTCATCCTGGCAGTGATTCTTAACCGGGCTCTGAAGGGCCGGCAGCTGCTGCGGGCGATTTATTTCATGCCTACCGTAATCAGTGCTTCGGTAATGGCGATTGTATTCTATGTTATTTTCAACTCCTATAACGGTATGGTGAACCAGCTGCTGCTGGGCGCCGGCATTATATCCTCTCCAATTGACTGGCTGGGTGCCAAATATGCCTTACTGACTGCAATCATCATTGCCATCTGGGGAGCGATCGGGAACTATATGCTGCTCTTTATCGCAGGCCTGCAGAATATTCCCGAGGATCTTTATGAAGCGGCTTCCATCGACGGGGCGGGCCCGCTGCGCAAAATGTGGAGCATCACCGTACCTATGCTGGGACCCGTGCTGCAGATGATTATCATGCTGGCGATCACCGTATCGCTGAAGGGCTACGAGAGCATTATGGTACTGACCGAGGGCGGACCTTACGGCAAGACGGAAGTCATGTACCTCTATCTGTATAAGCTGTTCTTCCCGGTTTCGAGCGGAGGCTCAAGCATCCAGCAGTTCGGCTACGGTAGTGCGGTCGGCTTCACAACTGCGGTTATCGTCGGGCTGATTACCCTGATCTACTTCTACGTTTCCAAGAAACTGAATGATATCTATTAA